A stretch of Tigriopus californicus strain San Diego chromosome 11, Tcal_SD_v2.1, whole genome shotgun sequence DNA encodes these proteins:
- the LOC131891075 gene encoding IDLSRF-like peptide — translation MKVSGTSAIFTSFLVIVDALDLRRLYEQLNKREERMLDIKCEAFEPFRCPVDGRCISIQYLCDGAPDCEDGYDEDPRLCTAARRPPVEETASFLNSLLASHGPNYLEKLFGSKARHRLRDLGGVDQVAIALSESQTIEDFGNALNLQRSDLEHLRSVFLAVENGDIGMLKSLGIKDSELGDVKFFLEKLVNTGFLD, via the exons ATGAAGGTCTCTGGGACATCGGCAATTTTCACATCTTTTCTCGTGATTGTGGACGCGCTAGACCTCAGACGATTGTACGAGCAATTAAACAAACGAGAAGAAAGGATGCTGG ATATCAAATGCGAGGCCTTCGAACCCTTCCGTTGCCCAGTTGATGGCAGATGCATATCGATTCAATATTTGTGCGACGGAGCACCTGATTG CGAGGACGGCTACGATGAGGATCCAAGATTATGTACAGCGG cTCGAAGACCTCCAGTGGAAGAAACGGCAAGCTTCTTGAACTCACTTTTGGCATCGCATGGTCCCAATTATCTAGAGAAACTTTTTGGATCAAAGGCCCGTCATCGTCTACGTGACCTCGGTGGAGTGGATCAAGTGGCAATTGCTTTGTCAG AGTCGCAGACCATTGAAGATTTTGGAAACGCCCTGAACCTTCAACGATCCGATCTTGAGCATCTACGGTCTGTATTTTTGGCCGTCGAAAATGGGGACATTGGTATGCTGAAGTCATTGGGGATTAAAGACTCAGAGCTCGGGGATGTCAAGTTTTTCCTGGAGAAGTTAGTAAACACCGGTTTCTTGGATTAG